One window of Parabacteroides timonensis genomic DNA carries:
- a CDS encoding FimB/Mfa2 family fimbrial subunit: MKSNLFINVMFAAMTLIAATACDEEEVSRMENSEVVTFAIALPGEPMTRYGEGEKATYLSYAVYEADSKKPIIQKENEVLTNKPTTLTLPLAVGKTYDIIFWADAYNETEAPYTIDFNTQQLTVSYDNAISNDEKRDAFFAGLTDLTVTRDMGTQTIEMKRPFAQFNVVADDLATSGINIDNLKTSVSVEGVPTELNLLDGTISTQTTNVSFSEASKAEGMITIGGKNYDYLSMNYLLVGTTSADATAQKSIHNCTFTYSDGTNTQTIKIPNVPMQRNYRTNVYGSLFNNNVNFSISILPGFESEHNHKIIKSASDLRTALAEGGNWVLQEDLTTDMALTVTPGKELNLDLGGNTLNATKLSMAYKNGTENVSGKNCTFANGVIDIEAKSGSSIQIVAKEMQVVFDNVTINSEDKQSAILLGTAGGDFSEAVHSTLVMRNCTINAQKTSGIVVGRQQNITLENTVINNANGSG; encoded by the coding sequence ATGAAAAGTAATTTATTTATCAATGTGATGTTTGCCGCAATGACCTTAATTGCAGCTACCGCTTGTGACGAAGAAGAGGTAAGTCGGATGGAAAACAGTGAGGTGGTAACATTTGCTATTGCCCTGCCGGGGGAACCTATGACACGTTACGGCGAGGGAGAGAAAGCGACTTATCTATCTTACGCAGTCTATGAAGCGGATTCTAAAAAACCTATTATCCAAAAAGAAAATGAGGTATTAACAAACAAGCCAACAACCCTGACGCTTCCTCTTGCTGTTGGTAAGACTTACGACATCATCTTTTGGGCAGATGCCTATAACGAAACGGAGGCACCTTATACTATTGATTTTAACACCCAACAATTGACTGTCAGTTATGACAATGCGATCTCCAATGATGAGAAACGTGACGCATTCTTCGCCGGACTTACAGATTTGACCGTGACGAGAGACATGGGTACGCAAACAATCGAAATGAAACGCCCATTCGCACAGTTTAATGTTGTTGCCGATGATTTGGCAACATCCGGTATTAATATTGATAACCTGAAGACAAGTGTCTCTGTAGAAGGCGTACCTACCGAATTAAACCTGCTTGATGGAACAATATCCACTCAAACTACCAATGTAAGTTTTTCGGAAGCTTCAAAAGCGGAAGGTATGATCACCATTGGTGGTAAAAATTACGATTACCTCTCCATGAACTACCTACTCGTAGGCACAACAAGCGCTGACGCAACAGCGCAAAAAAGCATCCACAATTGCACGTTTACTTATAGTGACGGAACAAACACCCAGACTATCAAGATCCCTAACGTACCGATGCAACGTAACTATCGAACCAATGTTTATGGTTCACTGTTTAACAATAATGTCAACTTCAGTATCTCGATTCTTCCGGGTTTTGAAAGCGAGCATAATCACAAAATTATCAAATCCGCATCAGATTTACGGACAGCTCTTGCAGAAGGTGGGAATTGGGTACTTCAAGAAGACTTGACAACAGATATGGCACTTACTGTCACTCCCGGCAAGGAATTAAATCTCGACTTAGGTGGCAATACTTTAAATGCCACAAAATTGAGTATGGCATATAAAAACGGTACCGAGAACGTATCTGGAAAAAACTGTACTTTTGCCAATGGTGTTATTGACATCGAAGCGAAATCAGGCTCCAGCATACAAATAGTCGCCAAAGAGATGCAAGTTGTTTTCGATAATGTCACTATCAATTCAGAGGACAAACAATCCGCAATCTTGCTTGGAACCGCTGGTGGCGATTTTTCTGAGGCGGTACATAGTACATTGGTCATGAGGAACTGTACCATCAACGCCCAAAAAACAAGCGGTATCGTTGTTGGTAGACAACAGAATATAACATTAGAGAATACCGTTATTAATAATGCTAATGGAAGTGGTA
- a CDS encoding DUF6562 domain-containing protein, which translates to MIMKGYIAHNYLRLLSGVLFSLIIVSCGKHEVSEEEGSYKGSLQLQLHIDSTMLSPNEVVWKETRSLMNTENADIRYTIRAYKADKVGKFNTTEHCNVIFTKDRLTEEDVVVRLKLEEGNYKFLVWTDYVDEGSKEHKFYDTDNFEEVTYFGEYCGNTELRNVFRGNTEAQIRKGTNNNATINLLRPLAKYKIITTDLAQFLHQEKIRLEKEQDKNVNNDSDCSINLDSYNVTFRYTQFVPCAFNLFVDNPIDAKTGFEFNSKITQINEHEAELGFDYVMLNNEESPIPELNLVITDQYGVIVANMNIKDIMLMRNRMTTIKGRFLTTNLPGGIIVNPDFDEDINVPLNY; encoded by the coding sequence ATGATAATGAAAGGATATATTGCACATAACTACTTGCGACTGCTATCTGGAGTATTGTTCTCATTAATAATTGTCTCTTGTGGCAAACATGAGGTTTCGGAAGAGGAAGGCAGCTATAAAGGGTCTTTACAACTACAACTCCATATCGATTCTACGATGCTATCACCAAATGAAGTTGTATGGAAAGAGACACGCTCTTTAATGAACACCGAAAACGCAGATATTCGGTATACGATACGTGCCTATAAAGCAGATAAGGTCGGTAAGTTCAACACGACTGAACACTGTAACGTTATATTTACAAAAGACCGGTTGACAGAAGAAGACGTTGTTGTCAGACTCAAACTGGAGGAAGGAAACTATAAATTTCTTGTTTGGACTGATTATGTGGATGAAGGCAGCAAAGAGCACAAGTTCTATGACACAGATAACTTTGAGGAAGTAACCTACTTCGGTGAGTATTGCGGTAACACGGAATTGCGCAATGTTTTCCGAGGAAATACGGAAGCTCAAATCAGGAAAGGAACCAATAATAACGCAACGATCAATTTGTTGCGACCTCTCGCTAAATACAAGATCATCACAACCGATCTTGCGCAGTTCCTACATCAAGAGAAGATCAGGCTTGAAAAAGAACAGGATAAAAATGTCAATAACGATTCCGATTGTTCAATCAACCTTGACTCTTATAATGTAACATTCCGTTATACACAATTTGTTCCCTGTGCTTTTAATCTGTTTGTAGACAACCCCATTGATGCAAAAACAGGTTTTGAATTCAATAGTAAAATCACGCAAATTAATGAGCATGAAGCCGAATTAGGATTTGATTATGTAATGCTCAATAATGAAGAGAGTCCTATACCGGAGTTAAATCTCGTCATTACAGATCAATACGGGGTCATAGTGGCGAACATGAACATAAAAGACATCATGCTTATGCGTAATCGTATGACCACGATCAAAGGACGGTTTCTAACAACCAATCTTCCCGGAGGTATTATTGTCAATCCAGATTTCGATGAAGATATTAACGTTCCCTTGAATTATTGA
- a CDS encoding BfmA/BtgA family mobilization protein, which produces MEKGQESKQKRKTPLTTIAISQEYAQKLDEYLKDTGITRKEFVELSVDYFQRTGFDLRGEAFDLSPLEKVAGRLEQSAKIMEQHNEGTEAVRQLLQAVQEQTTKQLPAPELIAHAAEEKAKAEAKSEEQEREIARLRSENSALLEYKEKAHRELCRVRDEQKTFGKIYITTEF; this is translated from the coding sequence ATGGAAAAAGGACAAGAAAGCAAGCAAAAGAGGAAAACACCGCTTACCACCATAGCGATAAGCCAAGAGTACGCCCAAAAATTAGATGAATATTTAAAGGATACGGGTATAACCCGCAAAGAATTTGTTGAGTTGTCCGTTGATTATTTCCAAAGAACCGGGTTCGACCTCCGGGGTGAAGCATTTGACCTCTCCCCATTAGAAAAGGTTGCCGGGCGGCTGGAACAATCCGCAAAAATCATGGAACAACACAACGAGGGAACGGAAGCGGTGCGCCAGCTTCTCCAAGCTGTCCAAGAACAAACCACTAAACAACTCCCTGCGCCGGAACTAATCGCCCATGCTGCCGAAGAAAAAGCAAAAGCAGAAGCCAAAAGCGAAGAACAAGAAAGGGAGATTGCCCGGCTGCGCTCTGAAAACTCCGCTTTGCTGGAATACAAGGAAAAGGCGCACCGGGAACTGTGCCGGGTGCGTGATGAGCAAAAGACTTTCGGAAAGATATACATAACAACGGAGTTCTGA
- a CDS encoding replication initiation protein: protein MEKKDKKQRDIVLSQDNALTTARYKFDLIEKRALYSIIRNIRAQYIENENGRRDLFDDLIITIHEEELKKCGDNTKMQNIYDALKRLRNRDIEINNEKMWLSIGFVNYVKHIKNKSYFEVQVSKEVLPYYVELAQNFTSYSMTVAIALKSTFSQRFYELCCQYRNAGFFFYTVEKLREMFMLEKKYKRGCDFKRRVLDDPQKELRELYNAGQCDLYFEFEPKSYKGKEVTEYKFYVYTRQTEQQKLLEYESAKQAIIYITTTISRFSKSDKGYVKRVVNAVQLHPEIAVQVAQKIQKKFEQYIDKPAKQIGAIIRVCLMEDFGIE from the coding sequence ATGGAGAAGAAAGACAAGAAACAGAGGGATATAGTCCTGTCGCAAGACAATGCGCTGACTACTGCACGCTACAAGTTCGACCTTATCGAAAAACGTGCCCTATACTCCATTATACGAAATATCCGGGCGCAATACATCGAGAACGAGAACGGCAGACGGGACTTATTCGATGATCTGATTATCACCATACACGAGGAAGAACTAAAGAAATGCGGTGACAATACCAAGATGCAAAACATCTACGATGCGCTAAAACGGCTTAGAAATCGCGATATAGAGATTAACAACGAAAAGATGTGGCTAAGTATCGGTTTTGTCAATTACGTCAAGCATATCAAAAATAAATCGTATTTTGAGGTGCAAGTTTCCAAAGAGGTACTACCCTATTACGTGGAACTCGCCCAAAACTTCACGAGTTACTCCATGACGGTAGCAATCGCACTCAAAAGCACATTCTCGCAAAGGTTTTACGAACTGTGCTGCCAATACCGAAACGCCGGGTTCTTCTTCTACACAGTCGAAAAGCTCCGGGAAATGTTCATGTTGGAAAAGAAATACAAACGGGGATGCGATTTCAAAAGGCGTGTACTTGACGATCCGCAAAAGGAACTCCGGGAGTTGTACAATGCCGGACAATGCGATTTATATTTCGAGTTCGAGCCAAAGAGCTACAAAGGCAAGGAAGTGACCGAATACAAATTTTACGTTTACACAAGGCAAACCGAACAACAAAAGCTATTGGAATACGAAAGCGCCAAACAGGCGATCATCTACATAACAACCACTATTTCTAGGTTCTCCAAAAGTGACAAAGGATATGTTAAGCGTGTAGTGAACGCCGTACAGTTACACCCGGAAATAGCCGTACAGGTGGCGCAAAAGATACAAAAGAAGTTTGAGCAATATATAGACAAGCCAGCCAAACAGATAGGGGCTATCATCCGGGTTTGCTTAATGGAAGATTTTGGAATAGAATAA
- a CDS encoding helix-turn-helix domain-containing protein, with the protein MEAKKFYTLEEIEDKYIGEKGTPKRDAYEEELNSFLIGEAIKQARQSKNLTQEELGNLIGVQRAQISRIENGKNLTFSTIARVFKAMGISAKLEIGSMGKVALW; encoded by the coding sequence ATGGAAGCAAAGAAATTTTATACACTCGAAGAAATCGAGGATAAATACATCGGAGAAAAAGGTACTCCCAAACGTGATGCCTACGAAGAAGAACTTAACTCTTTTTTGATAGGTGAAGCCATTAAACAAGCTCGCCAATCAAAGAACTTAACCCAAGAGGAATTAGGTAATCTGATAGGAGTGCAACGGGCTCAAATCTCCCGAATTGAAAACGGTAAGAATTTAACCTTTTCCACCATTGCAAGAGTTTTTAAGGCTATGGGGATCAGTGCTAAACTTGAAATCGGAAGCATGGGTAAAGTTGCGTTATGGTAA